A genomic region of Candidatus Dormiibacterota bacterium contains the following coding sequences:
- a CDS encoding trypsin-like peptidase domain-containing protein, with protein sequence MRNRVEVLSVVLVVVAFAALLPWAGAFAAGSPADKGQRTAEMPMRVQTEGTTYGQYLQRQADLMTRLRGSVPAAAMHAPVRVDLSREEIDGVERAPRVNGMPQRIGLVKGVNPMLAVDGVQIDSAPGGPRRGPGAQASRTADGGLAWAVEVSAAGAGALRVHLEGLSLPASAELYFYSRAGEVFGPYRGAGPDGDGDLWTDTVFGAEGILELHVAAGASPADLQLVAFRVTEVGIVMPRFAGSFTPAAVGFCGDPDCIVDATCVTGTAADAAKDAVAKMEWAQGQFLYTCTGGLIADSNPAQDNFFLTAAHCLGNNKTARNLQFYWRFRTSSCNGTCPINTGWPYKTMGSTVASTGKKGDYTLLHLDAVPPANSVFLGWTNVAVALANGTHLYRISNPDFGPQVYSQHDVDTAAGTCGGWPRGGWIYSRDIMGAIDGGSSGSPIINGASQIVGQLSGTCGGNPSDACSSGPGEANATVDGAFAGYYSSIQPIINP encoded by the coding sequence ATGAGAAACAGAGTCGAGGTCCTGTCAGTCGTGCTCGTCGTGGTGGCCTTTGCAGCGCTCCTGCCTTGGGCGGGGGCCTTCGCCGCCGGTTCGCCCGCCGACAAGGGGCAGAGAACCGCCGAGATGCCGATGCGAGTGCAGACGGAGGGTACGACCTACGGTCAATATCTGCAGCGGCAGGCCGATCTCATGACGCGTCTGAGAGGATCGGTGCCCGCCGCGGCCATGCACGCGCCGGTGCGCGTCGACCTGTCGCGCGAGGAGATCGACGGCGTCGAGCGGGCGCCACGGGTCAACGGTATGCCGCAGAGGATTGGACTGGTCAAGGGGGTGAACCCGATGCTGGCCGTCGACGGCGTTCAGATTGATTCGGCCCCAGGCGGGCCGCGCCGCGGTCCCGGCGCCCAGGCGTCCCGGACGGCGGACGGAGGGCTCGCGTGGGCGGTCGAGGTGTCGGCCGCAGGCGCAGGCGCCCTGCGCGTCCACCTCGAGGGCCTGTCGCTGCCGGCGAGCGCCGAGCTCTACTTCTACAGCCGCGCCGGTGAGGTGTTCGGTCCCTACCGCGGCGCCGGCCCCGACGGCGACGGCGATCTCTGGACCGACACGGTGTTCGGGGCCGAAGGGATACTGGAGCTTCACGTGGCGGCCGGGGCGAGTCCGGCCGACCTCCAACTGGTCGCGTTCCGCGTGACGGAGGTCGGCATCGTCATGCCGCGCTTCGCGGGCTCCTTCACCCCCGCGGCCGTCGGCTTCTGCGGCGATCCCGACTGCATCGTCGATGCGACGTGCGTCACCGGCACCGCCGCGGACGCCGCCAAGGACGCCGTCGCGAAGATGGAGTGGGCCCAGGGTCAGTTCCTCTACACCTGCACCGGTGGCCTCATCGCCGACAGCAATCCCGCGCAGGATAATTTCTTCCTGACCGCCGCCCACTGCCTGGGGAACAACAAGACGGCGCGCAACCTGCAGTTCTACTGGAGATTCCGCACCTCGAGCTGCAACGGGACCTGCCCGATCAACACCGGCTGGCCCTACAAGACGATGGGATCGACGGTCGCGTCGACCGGCAAGAAGGGAGACTACACACTGCTGCACCTGGACGCGGTCCCGCCGGCGAACTCCGTCTTCCTCGGCTGGACGAACGTCGCTGTCGCCCTGGCCAACGGCACGCACCTCTACCGGATTAGCAATCCGGACTTTGGACCCCAGGTCTATTCCCAGCACGATGTGGATACCGCCGCCGGGACGTGCGGCGGCTGGCCGCGGGGCGGATGGATCTACAGCCGTGACATCATGGGGGCAATCGACGGAGGAAGCAGCGGCTCGCCGATCATCAACGGCGCGTCCCAGATCGTCGGCCAGCTCAGCGGCACCTGCGGCGGCAATCCGAGCGACGCCTGCTCGAGCGGTCCGGGCGAGGCCAACGCGACCGTCGACGGGGCGTTCGCCGGCTACTACTCGTCGATTCAGCCGATCATCAATCCCTGA
- a CDS encoding RNB domain-containing ribonuclease, with protein MQRHRHNLKAIARRVMIDRGLLPDFSPAVVAETNAIAGPAVGPGPAPRDHRGLLWVSIDNDDSRDLDQVSFAEAAGPGATRVLVAIADVDALVTKDSAIDEHAAHNTTSVYTAAEIFPMLPAVLSTDRTSLGEDQERPAIVVDMQVRDDGSIAESEIYRAVVLNRAKLAYDSVAAWLEGRGPAPGRVASVPGIDAQLRLQDRVAQALRTVRHEQGALSLETIEPRAVFDGEVLADLRLDEKNRAKELIEDLMIAANGVTARFLAARGVPSLRRVLRSPERWERIVQLAAALNETLPVEPDAAALEAFLCKRRRVQPDTFPDLSLAVVKLMGRGEYVVELPGGTSPGHFGLAVHDYTHSTAPNRRFPDLATQRLLKASLSGRPAPYGRGELEDLARHCTEQEDNANKVERQVRKSAAALLLEPRIGERFEGMVTAVSEKGTWVRIFRPPVEGKMVDGFEGLDVGERVTVELLETDVERGFIDFARRTGGSKNAGGPRGRAGS; from the coding sequence ATGCAACGACACCGGCACAACCTCAAGGCCATCGCGCGGCGGGTCATGATCGATCGCGGGCTGCTGCCCGACTTCTCGCCCGCCGTCGTGGCCGAGACCAACGCGATCGCCGGGCCGGCGGTCGGGCCCGGGCCGGCCCCCCGCGACCACCGCGGGCTCCTGTGGGTGTCGATCGACAACGACGATTCCCGCGATCTCGATCAAGTGTCGTTCGCCGAAGCCGCGGGTCCGGGCGCGACGCGCGTGCTCGTCGCGATCGCGGACGTCGATGCGCTGGTGACGAAGGATTCGGCCATCGACGAGCACGCGGCGCACAACACCACGTCCGTCTACACCGCCGCCGAGATCTTCCCCATGCTTCCCGCGGTGCTCTCGACCGACAGGACGTCGCTCGGAGAGGACCAGGAGCGCCCGGCGATCGTCGTCGACATGCAGGTGCGCGACGACGGCTCGATCGCGGAATCGGAGATCTATCGCGCGGTGGTGCTGAATCGCGCCAAGCTCGCGTACGACAGTGTCGCCGCCTGGCTGGAGGGCCGCGGACCCGCGCCCGGGCGCGTCGCCTCCGTGCCCGGGATCGATGCGCAGCTCCGGCTCCAGGATCGTGTCGCGCAGGCGCTCCGGACCGTGCGCCACGAGCAGGGTGCCCTCAGCCTGGAGACGATCGAGCCCCGCGCGGTGTTCGACGGCGAGGTGCTCGCCGATCTGCGTCTCGACGAGAAGAACCGGGCGAAGGAGCTGATCGAGGACCTGATGATCGCCGCCAACGGGGTGACCGCGAGATTCCTGGCGGCGCGAGGCGTGCCGTCCCTGCGCCGGGTGCTGCGGTCACCCGAGCGATGGGAACGGATCGTCCAGCTCGCGGCCGCCCTGAACGAGACGCTGCCCGTGGAGCCGGACGCCGCCGCCCTCGAAGCATTCCTGTGCAAGCGTCGCCGGGTCCAGCCCGACACGTTTCCGGACCTCTCCCTCGCGGTCGTCAAGCTGATGGGACGGGGGGAGTACGTGGTGGAGCTTCCGGGCGGGACGTCGCCGGGCCACTTCGGCCTCGCGGTCCACGACTACACCCATTCCACGGCCCCGAACCGGCGTTTTCCGGACCTCGCGACCCAGCGGCTGCTCAAGGCCTCGCTGTCCGGTCGCCCGGCGCCCTACGGCCGCGGCGAGCTCGAAGATCTGGCTCGCCACTGCACGGAGCAGGAAGACAACGCGAACAAGGTGGAGCGGCAGGTGCGGAAGTCAGCCGCGGCGCTCCTCCTGGAGCCCAGGATCGGGGAGAGGTTCGAGGGAATGGTCACCGCCGTGTCCGAGAAAGGGACCTGGGTCCGGATCTTCCGTCCGCCCGTGGAGGGGAAGATGGTCGACGGGTTCGAGGGTCTCGACGTCGGGGAAAGGGTCACGGTCGAGCTCCTCGAGACCGACGTCGAGCGCGGGTTCATCGATTTCGCGCGCCGCACCGGCGGATCGAAGAATGCCGGGGGCCCTCGCGGAAGGGCCGGTTCCTAA